The DNA region AAATATATAACAGATGtatgaataataaacaaatactGAAATATAGTGAAAACTTGGAAACCAGTTTCAAATCATTATAAGAAAACTAGTATGTAATTCACTTCAtataagagaaacaaaaacctGGGATGTTGAGTGTTCTTGACAACTTTCTGGCCATATTTTCTCCATCTATATCCATCATCTAAGACATCAACATCGCTTAGTGTCTTGAAGCAAAATCGAGGCTCCCTCACCTTTCTTCTTGTCTTAGGCTTCTTCATCTTCAGAGTGGACACCATTCCCAACGGTGATGTGTTAATTTTTTGATGACGAGTCtcatgatgttgatgatgatcaTCATCATTAATGCCATCACCATCACCAACATCATCATTAATATTACGATCAACATCAATCTCACTTCCATGGTTGTTTTTCTTGTTGTATTCGTATCCTGCTTGACTACTCCATGCCCTAAATTACATTAACAGAACGCATTAGACATAAGCAAATGTGTCATGTGTGCATGGAACCTCAGACGAATTAAAAATTCTGTAAAGAATACAAAAGTTATGTTAACAggatttaaaatgttttctgaaattgtaatttaaatttgggCTTTATTCGAATGATAAAGTTTGGACACTTAAAATGAGGAATGTATAGTAGGCGTgtgcaaaaatatatataagataactTTGAATTGTTAGGCTCTTGATAACTTGTAGCCAATTCCTCCTAACTATTTTAGTATACGATAATTTATTAAGTAATAAATCCATGGTAAAGGGAATCAATATCTTTATTTTGTGAGATATTTCAGATACAAAGCGGTTAGAGAACCTATAGATTGGcccttatattttatttgttttatataattagagtagaagaaattatataaaaccatagagacttcaaaattattttattattttcgtaAAGAAAGCTTACCATGGATTTAAAGACAGTCTTTGGGATGATTTACCACCGGTAAGACGATCCTGATCAAGGTTAGCAATATCACCATGATCATGCCTTTGTTTTAATGAGGCTAAAGAGGAGATCGAGATTAGAGTTTCTGGTAAATTCGCCATGGGATTGATGGGATGTTGAGGATGAGTTACAAAGGAAGGGGAGTTGTTCTGAATGAATGAGTTGAAGGAGTGATGACCTAGAAATGGAGACacaagagaagaaggagaagatgacGAAGATAATGTGTGACTAggtaaagagaaaaagaaacctAGATTGTTAGTATCATTAGGGTTTATGATGTTTTGTGGCTCATCGAACAAACTTACTCCTTGGTTTATCGTacccatctctctctttctttcacgCAAAAGGTTGGAGGAGTTGAGATTGTGTATGTAAGAGAGAGGAGAGGGATTTTTGGTTTTGGTAGATATTTGGTTAGATTTTCGGTTGTGACAAGCCAATCCATCCATGTGTGTGTTtcgataaatatataatacatcCATGTGTGTGTttcgaaaactatataaatgttGAAAAAAGAAAGTTGCAGGTGGGTCCAATTGGTTTGgctttgtttatgatttacatCTTTTAATTATCCTTACTAGACGGTCGGgcggatatttattttcttttttaatttttgtgtttattctaaatgatgtattttgtAATAGTTACTTGTGATACAATGAGTTGTTTTTGAATTtgtaaaaacaatcaaatgtgtgtaaaatattttttattatgtaaagAAAGGTTAAAATGAATAATGATAGATTATATacgaaatatataaatcaatttagttaattttaaatatgttgaaAAAAATACTTTGAGTTAGTAAGATATATGAAATAgataaattaacatatattttgtaacatcaatttatttatctatcttCTATGgaaatataacatattaaaatgttggtttaagatttataaagaATTAATAAAGAATTAATGAAagttatatgtataaaaaatacaaattagaaaGGGCTTTAATAAATTGGCCCGTATTTAtatagatatacatatatagttaactaatattttcgaaattgGCCCATATTTTCGAGTGTTTGATCATTAGCATAGGGAGGGGTTTGTTTCCATGAATGAATCAGTTTAACCTGCACACGCGATTTAGTCGGCTTCAAATTGTTTAGCAATGTAACACTCTTGTTTGTcgacatctatcttattaaaatagaaacattacaacttcttctaggtggatttttaagttggaccttatgtaattaatgttatattaatctatattattaaaggtgaagtacacattggagatgtttggaaacaaagatagtagaataaatgaaatatgtttgacaacatggatagtagagatgtgtactttcttttatttacacatttagccattctattttcactaaattaataacaaatgagaattgcttagaaacataaataacatatttaatacttctttttatttaaacatttagccattgttttcataataaattaaacaactttctttctatatttttttatttacaattctgtcactatatttacaattctttttatttacaattctttatagtgaaaataaaaatacaaactgaaatataaatagtatattatataaaacaatttaaaaaacaGTATtgttaccttatttagtttagtcaaatataaaaatttcaagagttcaatttttttaaaaaaattcataaaattaataataattcaaagaaaactaatgcaaaaaatgaaaactttgaaacatggataaaattacgtcaagaataaaaaaataatggcttatgttattaataaaaattggaaattcactatatcagttttaaaatatacaaaatggactaatctaattacctaaaaagattgttttgtctaaataatcataaaagaaaatttaaattttatatacatatttcaaatcaaaataaaaatttaaaatttatttatatcaaaaattaattttaaatatgcatatattcaaaaatttatttttactaaaatattttccaataaccatgatttataagatggtatatataaaatactattacttatatgattatttatatgatggaccattTTTTTTTGACGTCGAAAGGgtattctattatttatatgatggccaatacaattaattatatggtgacatatatatgatacatgtTTGAGTTTCGGATTTGTTTGAGTTTCGGATTTtcagggtcaaagatttcagctccattcatatatttctaaatttcagttcgaattatgactagggctgggcgttcaggtatccattcgggttcgtttcagatctgcttgggttttgggtttctgaggtcaaagatttcagccccatttagatatttctaaatttcagttcgaattatattcatatatatatttttttaaaattcattatatattttgaatttcttaaaatctataaataaaataatatattgtatataaatttgaataaaatatgtcagaatacctaaaaacatataaattggtttggtttaaattttggatcaaaaatcaataattattttaaatatttttggtgttttgagtgtacttcaactatgttagatatttatacttgactattttatatatttcaaaatttaaaccaacctaaaagtatcatatatattttggatgtttttatatacattaaaactaaaaatattgtttaaacaaagcatcaatgtaaaagtattgtacagttgcgttctaaaattatttattttaacaacaagtcaaataaatatgttgattggatagagaataaaaaaaaagccaGAGAAACACACACtttatgtgtcgaatttattataaagaaagtttcactaaaataatacattcaataactacaaacatataatatatttcataaagtgGAAATagtacccgcgctttcgaagcgcgggtcaaaatctagtttttaacTTTAAGAAGCGTAAAAATATAGGTATGTTTAGCAATGCaatgtatactatatatataatgttaaccTAAAACCCTAATAAAGAGAATATACCTAAGCACATTCTCGAAATAAAATCTTCTTATTTAATACCATATCAAATATTGTTTCCTAAACAACGACTTCTACACCTAAATACTCGCAATTAATTGgcgatattttatttaaacaatcaTAAATAGTTAATTTTGTACTCTACACCAAGCTAaactttaaataatagattttgaaaaatatctcAATGATCTCTGAACTCGGAATTTTGAGAAGTAAGCGGGATTATAGGAAATACATTCAATATTTTGAGAAGTAAGCGAGATTATAGGTAACCAAAGATATTCTGTATAAGTATtgattttgaattaaatattttgagtgATTATAGGTAAGAAGTTATTGTAAGCAAAGATATTATGTTTAAGTTTTGAATTTATTGATTTGCTTgatgaaaaattaataattatggaTTGGTATAGGTTGGTTTATCTCTATCAACTGAAAAAAATCTATATCTAAATTACATGTATCTCTATTATTAATATGGTTCAAATGCTTTTAGCTgttggtaaaaaaaatatttatcatacttTCGTATATAAACAGGCAGAGGAAGCTGTATGTTAAGAAATATGGAGATTAAAGTTCTCAATAATAGGAGTTTTGATGGTGTTTGCGTTAAAAAAGAGATTGAAGAGTTAAGTTTGGATACATGATGTAGTGTTATGTACGGGCAGGGTATTCAAAAAGATAAGTGAAAGTTACATTGGCTATTTTTCAGGGAGAAAAAGAGTTAAAACAAACGCATTTAATAAACTGGTTAAGACAAACATTTTTTTAGGAATGTTATTAATAGATTCAGTGGTATAGAAGtgtaattaacattgaaaactCAGAGGTATTTCCTAAATgtacttatgttttaataagatagatttgtaGTTAAGATTTTTAACActgatttggattttttttttgaattatacaaaaGTATTTTAGCATCTACAGAAATAGGTTCAAACTATCCATGTATTAGCAGTTTACGTTTTCGGTTTACGTGTCAATTTCTTGATTTCACcgtattaaatttttattggacTTTTGTTTTCAAGTTAGTCACCACCATGCTATAAATTCTGGTTGATTTGGATATCCATATTAGTGTAGTCTATATTTTTGTGTAGTTAAgttttctaaaacatttgaGGTTTACGAAATACGATGCCTAATCTATAagaatatctattctattaaaacagaagtacactttaaaaataccccttagtttttagtattatttacaatgatatgccactgaacatttaattaattttcctatattaatgcttgtctttttcagttatttaatgtgtgttttctaaaaattatttgtcttttttgtttaattaatgtatttccaaaataaaattctatttaATGTGTGTTacctttttatgatttttcatctttttctgtttaattaatacatttctaaaatcgaattcaaaataaaaaagtttgacAACAATAACTAATAAACCTAACTTATATTGTTCAatgtttttttcctattttcttatatatgtgtgtgtgtgtgtttggaaataattaataaacatagctttaaatatttaataaaaatattattttttaaatatgtaattataattttattatttattagtaataaatgaaaataaaagtcacattacaataatcatttatataatatataaatatattatgtcacatatatttttcatataaataataccacaatgtaagttcagtatgataaatgttgaaaatataaaatatataacaccatatattttatacaatatatacaacaattttatcatacattatcataaattttgatccataaaaaaatatatttgtacgAATATATTGGATCATATTCTAAAAGTATGGATTATACAATTGATGGgttgtaaaacaaaataaaattactcaatataaattataaattattttgtttcaaaatgtcatataaacaataatcggataaattttgaaaatatatattatcatttatacagataaatacttattacaaatttagatcACATTCCTAGcttttttaactaattaaaattttcaaaaaaaatctattttttggaaacttttctaacgtgatttaaaatattttcacagtGCATACACcttctctattttgaaaactattgaTACAACTATACAAATTGAATATTCTATGGAAAAAttgtctataatatttttattttcttacaaatgttataactaatgtatcaattttttaataccatactaactcatatttgtatatgttttttacttttaattcagaaatttattttctagatattttatacataaatctaattatacaaatgtttgatttgtttatatgatatccAATAAATATTGGTCATATAATTTACTGTAGAACGTAAAAAATTATTCGATGTAATTAAggatattgttatttttaaatatattatattagtacACACATTACAAACcatgtataattttaatataaaaaaaaatgaaaactgatacccgctcggtcgagcgggtcaaaatctagttatctgttACGGTATCAGCTAGCTTTGGAGTAGTTTGGTCTGTGGCCGTTTCGCTATCAATCCGGTTATTCGCCTTGTTGTGTTGGTTTTAGGTTGGTCGTTTTTGTTGTCCGTAGTTTGTTTCGATGTAATGTTCTTGTTTTTCCCCCCTACTTCTACTATAACGTCTCTCAAAAACgaaaatgatataatatttaacattttatcaatttttgatttatttataaatttgtatatagTGTCCCTTTTGGTATGATGGTAATACGTAAAAGTTTTAGGCCGTCAATGTTACAAGATTTTACTAACTAGATCACACGTAAAAGTTTTAGGCCTTCAATGTTATACAAGATTTTACTAACTAGATCACACATATACTGCATGactaaaaatatcaatatattctCTTAACGCATTTAAAAAGTATTGGTGCAATGGCCTTGCAACTTTCACTTTCTGaagttcagaaaaaaagagattCATTTGTTCTGGTGAGAAAACTACACGGGTATAACCAGTCGTCGTTCACTTAAAGTATCCCAACTCTGCTATAAAACTCATTCCAAACTCCATTTTCCAGTAAAATTATCTCtaactctattttaaaattcaatctAAAATGGACTAATAAACatgattatttcaaaataaagtaAACCAACTcattactctaaaatagagttaaacattttatttataaaatagttttttacatttaaatattttcatattattaaatattattataaataagtatattaatattattttactagatatattataaattttactgttaatatttcttatataagTAACAATCTAATGAactattttatacaaaaaaatatataatataaaacataaaatatcatacatataaaaaataaaagataagcACCATACACAagaaataagataaaataaagtttacaacaaaaataattgCTTAATAATCCGGTAAATTATCTTCGAAtccattaaaattattaaaatattatccaAACTATGTAGATGGAGGAAGAACTTGCTGAGCTTTTTGTTGAAGACTTCGATTTTGTAAAAACTGTGCTTGTTGAACTTGAAAATATCCTCGGGTCACTCTCACTAGTTGGCCGTAACGTTTTCAGAAGTGTTTCTTGATCTTTCTCTCTGATTAACTCTTTCCACTGGCTGAAAAATTATTGCGCACATATATCATCttaaatacaaaacataatatattaaatatattctattttagagtagtACATTGGAACAAAACTTAACTCTATTTGAGAGTTATTCTATTTTGAAATAGAAAATTGAGTAATATATTGGAAATGCTCTTCGCTTTTAAAGATTAATCTGATTTTGtgttcttaaaataaaaaaaaacattgcgTGTAAAACAATGTTTATTTTAACTAGCTTTTGTAttggataaaagaaaaacaacatttttttttaaatacatgaaAAGCTTTAATCCAACTAACCCTTGACAAGGGGATCAGCATGGTTACAACATTAGACTCTAGCAAAGTAGACTCGagcatttatattttttatctttatattttttatttaagcaagaagtttacaaaaaaaaaaagtagactCGAGCAAGGGTGCAAAACAATGTTTATTCTGTagcaatattctttttttttaaggttttttATAGCAATATACTTAACCTTTTTACAAAACAGAAACAGCTGGTTTAAGTTCAaattttgttgaaaataaaGGGTAAAAAGtgttaatttagatatttaaaaagtgtttttttttggtcaacaaacGGCTGTTaagtgttttctttttaaactgCCAACTTTCGAGGGTTGTTATGAATTGCATGAGATCAATATGTGTGTTTTCAACCTTTAATGCATTATTTTGAACTAATGTCGTCTAGAAAGAAAAATGGAAATTTTTGTTGAtgtgataagaaaaaagaaaaaccaagaAAGAAATAAGAATAGAAAGGAGAAAACGCGTCAGGGCACTCGAGAGAAAGCTGAAGAGAGGTAGTGCGAGTTAACGTCTTGTCGTTTAAACGGCAGCCAGCTTCTGTAACGGCGTCCAGCTATGTCCCGGAAACGGCGTTCATATGGTGTGTTGCTTACGTAGATAAAAATAACCTATGTTATGGGTTTCCAAAGTACTAATGAAAtccaaaatctagttattttaCTTATACAAAGACACTACAATCTGTTGGACAAAAGACACGTTTTGAAATCTATAAACTGAAGATTACATGTCGAGCATTTTTACCTTTTTGCAAAAAATCCTATTATGTGATATTTGAAGAGTTCGAAAGAATATAGAGGAATAATTGCGCCATTCTGTAATCATTGTTTCCCGAAAACAAATCCAAATCCTCTAGAATTGGCGTTTTCTACAAGATTTTCTTTTCACctttatgtatatttaaattCTGAAATCATTTTCCATAAAAAAAGTGGCTGGACCGCTGGAGATGTGATGGGAATATATACGCATCTATCATTTTCTTAGCTAGGAtttcatattttcttacaaaatgaTGTACTACTCAAATATTGATACGATTGTATTGTTTTGGGAATACAAAAAGGAATATATTGATTAGGAGGAGCAATGATGAAAAATCTTAGGTGCATATCTATTCCTCTGTATGCTATGTGAGGATGTCATGATTATGATTTAATGAATTAGGCTCCTATTTGACCTTTTCTCGTCTAAAAATGCACCTAATAATGGGAGATATATTAAATTCCTAAAAATATGAATCATGCTAGAGAGAAAAGTTTCTTACCTTTTTCTCGTTTTACCTTTTGCAAGATTTGCATTTTGTAATAGTTTCATCGAGTTTTTGGAAACCCCACCGTTTATCAAATTCCAAGCCAACTTATTTTTTGCTCGTTTATGTATACATTTGTACATATATACCAGCATGATAGCCTGTATATCATGCTATCATGCTTGTAGCCCATATCCGCatatgtgttaaaaaaaaatacaagcaTGATAGCCAATATCCGCATTTTTATAACATACCAAAAGtgcttttatatattataacataGGTTAACTACACGTCCATATAGTTATATGACAACGCATATAGATATGTATATTTTTCTATAGTTGGTCCTTAGTTTTGGTATCCATTTTAGAGGATATTTGTTTCATATGACCATTTAACAAAATATGACTTTGGTAAGTTATTTCATACATTAATTCAGGAATATTGTGTGCTGGAATTGAACTTAGCATactaaaaaacaattatacggTCCTATTAAACATTTAATAGCCTTGTTTCAGAATACCACTAGTATACCAATAATTTCTCTTTTTGTTAATACATTTATCACACATcacatatttttttgattaacacACACatcaaaatatagtttaattaatttaagattGTTCTAAGACTAAATAGAGACGACAATCCATAAATTAACATCAAATGTTTATAGATTTTTCACACTAGGGGGCTGGCTTTTTTGACAAAGTCTCATTGGTTTGTCAAAAACAGGGGGAAATTTTAAACAGAACCATTCGGCATACTTCGGTTGAAAAAGAAAACTACTAGGTAGGTAGTTCCTGTTGAGGAGTGAATATAGGAGAGAATATTGTTGTTACAATAGATAGAGATAAGTACGAGATAGATTTGTGTATATCTCAATCGAGTCATGTATATATACTCATGTATCTACGTTAATGTCA from Raphanus sativus cultivar WK10039 chromosome 8, ASM80110v3, whole genome shotgun sequence includes:
- the LOC108819208 gene encoding LOW QUALITY PROTEIN: probable WRKY transcription factor 13 (The sequence of the model RefSeq protein was modified relative to this genomic sequence to represent the inferred CDS: inserted 1 base in 1 codon), which codes for MDWLVTTENLTKYLPKPKIPLLSLTYTISTPPTFCXERKREMGTINQGVSLFDEPQNIINPNDTNNLGFFFSLPSHTLSSSSSPSSLVSPFLGHHSFNSFIQNNSPSFVTHPQHPINPMANLPETLISISSLASLKQRHDHGDIANLDQDRLTGGKSSQRLSLNPWAWSSQAGYEYNKKNNHGSEIDVDRNINDDVGDGDGINDDDHHQHHETRHQKINTSPLGMVSTLKMKKPKTRRKVREPRFCFKTLSDVDVLDDGYRWRKYGQKVVKNTQHPRSYYRCTQDKCRVKKRVERLADDPRMVITTYEGRHLHSPCNHLDDDSLSSSHHSPLSNFFW